A single Salmo salar chromosome ssa19, Ssal_v3.1, whole genome shotgun sequence DNA region contains:
- the prs8 gene encoding 26S protease regulatory subunit 8 (The RefSeq protein has 2 substitutions compared to this genomic sequence): MALEGMEHNMEMEDSKGGSGLRQYYQSKIEELQLTVNDKSQNLRRLQAQRNELNAKVRLLREELQLLQEQGSYVGEVVRAMDKKKVLVKVHPEGKFVVDVGKNIDINDVTPNCRVALRNDSYTLHKILPNKVDPLVSLMMVEKVPDSTYEMIGGLDKQIKEIKEVIDILDPALLRPGRIDRKIEFPPPNEEARLDILKIHSRKMNLTRGINLRKIAELMPGASGAEVKGVCTESGMYALRERRVHVNQEDFEMAVAKVMQKDSEKNMSIKKLWK; the protein is encoded by the exons ATGGCGCTGGAAGGAATGGAACATAAT ATGGAGATGGAGGACAGTAAAGGTGGTTCTGGTCTCCGGCAATACTACCAGTCCAAAATAGAAGAGTTACAG TTGACAGTGAATGACAAGAGTCAGAATCTCAGACGTCTACAGGCTCAGAGGAATGAACTCAATGCAAAAG TGCGTCTCCTTCGTGAGGAGCTGCAGTTGCTACAGGAGCAGGGTTCCTATGTTGGAGAGGTGGTGAGGGCCATGGACAAAAAGAAAGTGCTAGTCAAG GTCCATCCAGAGGGAAAATTTGTGGTGGATGTGGATAAGAATATTGACATCAATGAT GTGACTCCAAATTGCCGCGTGGCGCTGCGCAACGACAGCTACACCCTTCACAAGATCCTGCCCAACAAGGTAGACCCGCTGGTCTCCCTCATGATGGTGGAGAAAGTGCCTGACTCCACCTACGAGATGATTGGCGGCCTGGACAAGCAGATCAAGGAGATCAAGGAAGTG ATTGACATCCTAGACTCTGCCTTGCTCCGACCCGGCCGCATCGACAGGAAGATCGAGTTCCCCCCTCCCAATGAAGAG GCCCGTTTGGACATCCTGAAGATCCACTCAAGGAAGATGAACCTGACGCGTGGAATTAACCTGAGGAAGATTGCAGAACTGATGCCCGGAGCCTCTGGGGCTGAAGTTAAG GGTGTGTGCACCGAGTCAGGTATGTACGCCCTCAGGGAGAGGAGAGTGCACGTCAACCAGGAGGACTTTGAGATGGCTGTCGCCAAG
- the prs8 gene encoding 26S protease regulatory subunit 8 isoform X1, which translates to MALEGMEHNMEMEDSKGGSGLRQYYQSKIEELQLTVNDKSQNLRRLQAQRNELNAKVRLLREELQLLQEQGSYVGEVVRAMDKKKVLVKVHPEGKFVVDVDKNIDINDVTPNCRVALRNDSYTLHKILPNKVDPLVSLMMVEKVPDSTYEMIGGLDKQIKEIKEVIELPVKHPELFEALGIAQPKGVLLYGPPGTGKTLLARAVAHHTDCTFIRVSGSELVQKFIGEGARMVRELFVMAREHAPSIIFMDEIDSIGSSRLEGGSGGDSEVQRTMLELLNQLDGFEATKNIKVIMATNRIDILDSALLRPGRIDRKIEFPPPNEEARLDILKIHSRKMNLTRGINLRKIAELMPGASGAEVKGVCTESGMYALRERRVHVNQEDFEMAVAKVMQKDSEKNMSIKKLWK; encoded by the exons ATGGCGCTGGAAGGAATGGAACATAAT ATGGAGATGGAGGACAGTAAAGGTGGTTCTGGTCTCCGGCAATACTACCAGTCCAAAATAGAAGAGTTACAG TTGACAGTGAATGACAAGAGTCAGAATCTCAGACGTCTACAGGCTCAGAGGAATGAACTCAATGCAAAAG TGCGTCTCCTTCGTGAGGAGCTGCAGTTGCTACAGGAGCAGGGTTCCTATGTTGGAGAGGTGGTGAGGGCCATGGACAAAAAGAAAGTGCTAGTCAAG GTCCATCCAGAGGGAAAATTTGTGGTGGATGTGGATAAGAATATTGACATCAATGAT GTGACTCCAAATTGCCGCGTGGCGCTGCGCAACGACAGCTACACCCTTCACAAGATCCTGCCCAACAAGGTAGACCCGCTGGTCTCCCTCATGATGGTGGAGAAAGTGCCTGACTCCACCTACGAGATGATTGGCGGCCTGGACAAGCAGATCAAGGAGATCAAGGAAGTGATTGAGCTGCCAGTCAAGCACCCAGAGCTCTTCGAGGCTCTCGGCATTGCACAGCCCAAG GGTGTGCTGCTGTACGGCCCCCCAGGTACAGGGAAGACCCTGCTGGCCAGAGCCGTGGCCCACCACACTGACTGCACCTTTATCAGGGTGTCCGGCTCGGAGCTGGTGCAGAAGTTCATTGGAGAGG GTGCCCGCATGGTGCGTGAGCTGTTCGTCATGGCCCGCGAGCACGCACCCTCCATCATCTTCATGGACGAGATCGACTCGATCGGTTCGTCACGTCTGGAGGGGGGCAGTGGGGGCGACAGCGAGGTGCAGAGGACCATGCTGGAGCTGCTGAACCAGCTGGATGGCTTTGAGGCCACCAAGAACATCAAG GTCATCATGGCCACCAACCGTATTGACATCCTAGACTCTGCCTTGCTCCGACCCGGCCGCATCGACAGGAAGATCGAGTTCCCCCCTCCCAATGAAGAG GCCCGTTTGGACATCCTGAAGATCCACTCAAGGAAGATGAACCTGACGCGTGGAATTAACCTGAGGAAGATTGCAGAACTGATGCCCGGAGCCTCTGGGGCTGAAGTTAAG GGTGTGTGCACCGAGTCAGGTATGTACGCCCTCAGGGAGAGGAGAGTGCACGTCAACCAGGAGGACTTTGAGATGGCTGTCGCCAAG